Within the Epinephelus lanceolatus isolate andai-2023 chromosome 22, ASM4190304v1, whole genome shotgun sequence genome, the region CTTTTACATGTACCTGCCGTGTCGTTCCTGAGAGTGTCAATTTCAGCCTTCTGCCGGGCCACtgtagttttttgtgttttcagctgtaAATCAACATTCCTCAATATAATTTCAGTTTCTTCCTTAAATTCATCAACTTCAGCCTTTTGGTCGTTCAGTTTTGCGCTGAAAGCTTGAATCAAAATTAAAGTCATTATCAGGACATCGTCACATCCAATTCATGAAAACAGTTTCATTAAATGTTGTCAGATCAGTTGGTAGCATTTAACATATTTGTTAAATGTTGGGATAATACTGATTTTAAAATTACCTGTACTGTTGTTTTGAAATTTCTCCACTTTAGCTTGCAGTTCCATCTCTGTGGCCTCCAGACGGGCTTTGACTTTGACTTCAAGCTCCAGGGCCGTTGAGTTAAGGTGGGAAAGTTCATTCTTATACAGATTCAgaagtctctgtgtgtcactAAACCTAGCCTCAGTTTCTGTCTCCAGATTTTCAAGCTTGGCTTTCTTCTCCCTTAACTGCCTTTCAGTTGTATGGAGTCTCTCTTCAATGTCACTTAAGTTTCCCTTCATTCTTTCCCCACGGTTGACCAGTTGTTGAATTTCTCTCTTCAGACTGACTATGCCAACTTGGTGTTTCTCCAGCTGTGTCTTTGCCTCTCTGAATTCCCTCTCAGTTTGTGACTTAATCTTTTCAAGTTCATTTACTGCACTTGAAAGGTTTGTCACTAATCTTTTGAGCGCACTGATGTTACTGTTTGCAGCCTCGAGCTGAAGTCTTGTCCTACCTTCCATGGCATCCATTCTTTGTTGCAGCATCATTTGTTTCTCTTCGAGTTTTGTCTGGACATCATCAAggtgtaaaatgtttttgtaatttGAGCAAAGAGTTGGTGTCTCTTGTATTTCCTCTGGATCACATCTCCTCCTGTGTGGGAGTTTGGAAGATGCAACTCCAAATAATGCAAGAAGGAAAACTGCCTTGGTGATCATTTTCAGAGAAAAGATCGGTTCTTTACTTAACAGTTCCTATGAGCTTGAGACAACGAGTCTCATGAGGCAGCACCTTTTACCTTTCATGGGACAGCCCATTTGTGATAAGCAGGGTGCGGCAAGAGTTTTCTTACATTTCGGGAATGTCCCTTgccactgaaaacaaacaaccagGAAATGTCAGAAATTAAATCTGTTTGATTTTCTGTCTTGTGTAGTCTACTCTTACTCTGACATGTGACATGAACAGAAATCGAAATTTGTACAGGGTCCATTAGGAAACACATGTGTACTTCAGTGACGGAAATACAACGCAACATATAAGAAAAACTATCTTAggataattttttttaaggcaTTTCCTAAATTAAAAAGCTGCCCTCACAATAGGGGTTCCTGCACAAAAAATAGGGTGTGAAGCCGTGGTTTTAAGGCTTATTATCTTCAGTGGATCTCTGATTTCTTTTATGATGATCATTTTTAGGACCCTGACTGACCAAGGCGATGGTGGGCCCTTATGTCGGGCCGTTGGTGAGCATCTGATGCCCAAGTTATTGCGATGATTCTCACACCgttggcactagttggccctTGCTTTACTGTGGCTGATTCAGCACGTTGAATTGGTGTCAGAGACAATAGAGCCCATCtttgaatgaaatcactctgattggcagtttagGTCAGTGAATGATAAGAAATGTTAGGAAAGCATACAAActactaaagtcaagagggagtgagatcaaaacaaactttttatatGAGGTAACATCATCTTTTTAGTCATTAAGCTTTTTAGCAGAAAGATTTCGTAATTGTTATTTATCGTTACAGTGTGCGGTAAATATCTTTTGCTCTTTCAACATCTGATTGTGTCATTATtgtgctaactagcatcttgaattcatcctgtcagtcttccagttttagggtgaccatattttgatttctaaaaaagaggacactcggccggccacgacatagcctacttaaatgatacttgcagtttactcaaagatgccttataattttaatatatttaaaatttatatgtatggatagaaaattcagttatattacaaaataatatctctcaaagacagaaattcagataggcctctATAGGggacacacactagagtgtggcgatccgagcccggcAGTAGGCTACCCGacaggtcgggccgggtttggtcagaaaagtagctataaattgtattcgggctcgggttggattcggtcagctttcagtgaaaatatagtgtaacaataaataaaatcctactgtctgtcctgtttattgcttgggcactgttatttacgtgacaacacctgaacataacacacacagacacacattggctgtttgtttctacctctctcctgtctggaagtctcggacctccagccgtccgcctccgccttgattaaacactgaaaataaaataaaagagggagacaggtttttcctattttatcttattttgttttatttctccctctcctctcgctggaagcgtcggacctcccgcctcccgctcccgtctcaaacacggaggtctccctctccgcagctgagcacccacagcgcacgcccagcctgttaaatagcctgtaaccactgtgtgacacaaactcagtgctttggtcattaaataatgtcgggctcggttcgggttcggacagaaatatggtgcccgtgctgcactctaacacacacacacaaacacacgaaaaaccggacattatcatcagtttataaaaaaaccccggacgccccggacgggacgtgaaaagtggacatgtccgggcaaaagaggacgtttggtcagcctatccagtttccctttttgaatgaagaATACAAAGTGCCACTGACTTGGCAGAAAAATACCAAACCATTAATTCATATATGTGTGGAACACTTCATTTGACACTTGTCATCCAGGTTGATAATCGTGATACGAACAGGTTAACAGTACAATCCAGTCCAGATAATGGAAATATTATACTGTGCCAATCACTGAGGTTTTTTATGAACAAGGAAAACATTGGATATCACATATGTCACATGTCATGTCAGCTGTAAAAATGATACAATAatgaaatgaagaaaaacaatGGCTACATTTCATGTTGGAACAAAGATGCAGACTAGAAAAATGCTAATGACACTATACCATCCTGAGTTGGTATAGTAACACAGACCATTTCAACCAAGTGATGTCAAGTCAAACCTGCCTGTTCACTTGATGGGATTGATTAAAAGGACAGTtacccccaaaataaaaaatacatatttctctcttacctgttgtgcttttatcagtccaggttgttttgttgtgagttgcaTAGTGCTGTAGATATCAGCCGTGGAGATGCCTCAACTACACCCGCCTACTGTGTCACTGCGcagaagtgtgcatctactcacggACAGGAGACTCGTGCGCATGGCAGTgtaagatgtaaacattaatggggtcctccttggctgagctgtaacattatgCCAACGTTTACACTACACAAAATTTTTGTCCATTCTGACAGTCACTGTGTCAGATTGGGCGATACTGGAGTCATGAAATCGTTCTGTGACTTGGCCAACAGAtgtgacacactacacgatggtccatGACCAAtcatccccggtcgtctttcatgttgtgcatgatgtcatcaggttattcttgtcctatttttgttattattactattatttcagtcactgtgtctgttcatgtgccagctgaaatgttattgtagtaacataaaaagtgccagcagatggcaggagctacatttgaagtaccgcaTGCAAACTATGAAaatcactgaatcctccacaagaagttcctgcaaatgtttcacaagaAAAACCTGTTAAGATAATAAAGGGATTCTCTCTACCTAAATTATATAGGGCTTTTAACTGCACAGATgaaggaagtgttgagtttgactTCACTTGGTTCTGACCCCTGGTCTCCTATGGGAAAGGGGGAGAGTTCTGTGTTTTGAGACCCACCCACTGCCCAGACTGATTCCTTATTGGGATCTCTTCCTTGTTTTTTCCTGTAAGTGCATAAGTCATGTATTTGTAGCCTTCCAAAATATatgggttatgcacaaattattGCCTCATGATTATGTgagatatgtacaaattttggtgcattagtTTTCATAGGAAAATATACGCACAGGGCATGAGAACAGCCTAATCTAGAATGATAAATTGCACTATACGGGCAAGAGTAAAAATGTGTATCTTTGATTTGGGggttaactgtccctttaagtgacaCTCTGTTGATACAGCTTATTTTGAATCGGGAAGACTCTGACTAGTCTAAAACACACCAAAGTCCTTtatccttttaaaaatgttgttctGAAACATTCTAAAATAAGttatatgtgtttttaaaatatgataaataCATACATGCCTTTTACACCATAGGACATCACATATACTCATGCATGCACATCTTTCTTTGCTTAAAGCAACACTGCCCTCTGCTGCTTTGCAGAGATACAGTACAAAGAAAACTGTAATTTGTCAGTcacttgctttttttgtttcatcatTTGCTTCTTGAGGCTCAAGTCGATGCCAAAATTTGAACGCTGCATAACAAAGTCTCCAAACTGAGCTATACAGTTATTTACATGGGTTATTGCACTTTGGAATATCAAACAGTTTGGCATACAGTCCTTTGCAATAGTTTATATGATATCTGTTGATATATACGTCACTTTCCACATATATATTTTACtggcaaacacactcacaaaatCCTCCCAGTAGGCATGTTGGGACACGACTAGAACTGGGGTCCCTGAGGGCCTCAACACTGCTTACTCACTGACTTCCGAGGACCTTTCTCAGTGAAGAGACCTGCTGAGGAGAAATCACCCTCCACAAACTGCAGGAAAATATCTAAGAGACTACAAACTTAAAGAGTGAAGAAATGGAGTTCGGGGCTTTGTTTCTGCTGTCCCTCATGGGACTCCTGTTTGTGGAGCCAGGGTTTGGACAGCGAGGTGACGTGGATGTTGCTAAGTGGATGACTGATAAAGTGGAATTAATGAAGAACTTGGAGGACAAACTTAGACATGTAGAGAGACGGCAGAATAACATTGAAGCTTTGGAGGCCAGGCTCAATGCGACTGTAGACAAGCTGATGAGACAGAACGCTGAAGTGGATCAACTGAAGAAAGAGAATGAAGGTACAAGATTCATGATGAGGAATTAGAACTGCACATATTCCACCAAATTTTGTGTAGTACCTTTGTAAACTGTcattcattgttatttttttaaacttgtacAGGCCTGAAAATGAGACTGAATGCCACGGAGGAAGAGATTGATAAGCTGAAACAGAATATTCCTAAAGGTAAGATGATCAGACTTTAAGTACTTAAGTTTGTATTTGCAGAGTTCAAAATTTACAGCAAAATATAATGCGATGTTGTGAGAAATTATTCTGAATATTGTCATTGATTTACATCTctcatgtttatatttacagtCTCTCCATGTAACTCTCCACAGGTGCTCCTCAGATTGCATTCTCGGCCTCTTTGGCAAACTTCGGGGAGATTTACAGAGGACCCTGCACAGACAAGGCCCTCATTTTCAAAAGGGTCTTCTCAAACTCTGGCAATGGTTATGACCAAAACACAGGTACTTTGCAGTTTTGGATTGTGTGTGAGCTTGAAGATaatcagcttttattttgaacaaaTTTTTAAGGGTATGCCTTAGAAATACTGCTTGGTCAGAATCAGAATTATTTTAAAGCAGATTGTTTTTAagataaaataactgtttttctcTGGATAAAGCCTGCTTGTAGACACTAAATGTCCTTAGGCTGTAAAACTCTCATCTGCTCCTGGTATTTCAGACAAGAGCAAACAAAGGGAAGAATTTGCTGATACTGTTTGGCTCAGTTCTCCAGCTTTTTCTTgtgcatgtttttcttttatattaaCAACTGATTACAAGTGTAATGGGAAATGGTTCGTTCTTAGAGATGGAGTGTGTAGGATTGAGGGGCAGAAATGGTCtataatatcctcctgagacccactACATTTTGAGTTTACTTGAACTTATACTTAATTCTatttaacttagacctgttgtcctcgttcacggacactttttttgtgccatctagtggtagtaagagcaaaatacactaatccatgtaaaaacaagatggcagccatctctgccaattCAGTCTGGCTACAAACTTGACCAATTTTGGCAACAGTAACCCTAAGAGACTAATAATTAGGAAatactcatttgaggacattgggacttattgtcatctcatttgaggacattgggacttaattatcgttgacaacattattttttttatacttatcgggtACTACTGATCTCAAATAGCCAGTAGAAT harbors:
- the LOC117246172 gene encoding cerebellin-1-like; the encoded protein is MEFGALFLLSLMGLLFVEPGFGQRGDVDVAKWMTDKVELMKNLEDKLRHVERRQNNIEALEARLNATVDKLMRQNAEVDQLKKENEGLKMRLNATEEEIDKLKQNIPKGAPQIAFSASLANFGEIYRGPCTDKALIFKRVFSNSGNGYDQNTGIFTAPVNGLYFFSFSTYGYNTHDMGAILMKNGDRQISTYDKPSADGSDSSSNAVVLQLFAGDKVYMELWDNGRVFDNLNGHTTFSGFLVFPV
- the LOC117246162 gene encoding uncharacterized protein LOC117246162, which encodes MITKAVFLLALFGVASSKLPHRRRCDPEEIQETPTLCSNYKNILHLDDVQTKLEEKQMMLQQRMDAMEGRTRLQLEAANSNISALKRLVTNLSSAVNELEKIKSQTEREFREAKTQLEKHQVGIVSLKREIQQLVNRGERMKGNLSDIEERLHTTERQLREKKAKLENLETETEARFSDTQRLLNLYKNELSHLNSTALELEVKVKARLEATEMELQAKVEKFQNNSTAFSAKLNDQKAEVDEFKEETEIILRNVDLQLKTQKTTVARQKAEIDTLRNDTAGLKYRLGSTEEKVGELGKLKLEVNSIKAEVNAKVAFSATVIESHDVFTGPYTAGTSRILIFNRVFTNIGNAYNGTTGIFTASLKGVYHFSFMTFGYNSHTSGAILVKNGQYQVSTWEFTGPDTSDTTSNTVILELNVRDTVNVILWDGGKIHTSVFTGFLIFPTS